A stretch of Gossypium hirsutum isolate 1008001.06 chromosome A06, Gossypium_hirsutum_v2.1, whole genome shotgun sequence DNA encodes these proteins:
- the LOC107896417 gene encoding 60S ribosomal protein L37-1 has protein sequence MGKGTGSFGKRRNKTHTLCVRCGRRSFHLQKSRCSACGYPASRIRKYNWSVKAIRRKTTGTGRMRYLRHLPRRFKTGFREGTQATPRKKAAVAAS, from the exons ATg gGAAAAGGAACTGGAAGCTTTGGAAAGCGAAGGAATAAGACCCACACACTTTGCGTTCGATGTGGGCGCCGTAGCTTCCATCTCCAGAAGAGCCGTTGCAGTGCTTGTGGCTACCCTGCCAGCCGCATCCGAAAAT ATAACTGGAGTGTGAAGGCTATTAGAAGAAAGACGACTGGGACAGGCCGCATGAGGTACCTCCGTCATCTGCCCCGAAGGTTCAAAACTGGTTTTAGAGAAG GCACTCAAGCAACTCCAAGGAAGAAGGCAGCTGTTGCTGCATCTTAA